A stretch of DNA from Saccharospirillum mangrovi:
ATCGCCTGCAGAATTTCGCCACCGGCGGCTTCGATTTTGGCCTGAGTGTCGGCCAGTTCGTCGCTGTAAAAAATCACCAGCGCAGAACCTTCGTCAGACCGGGCACGTTTGCTGTCGTGGTAAAAACCGCCTTCCATGCCGCCGCCAGTAAAGGCCAGATATTCCGGGCCGTAACTGACGAATTTCCAATCAAAAACGGTTTCAAAAAACGTCTGGGTAGCGGCGAAATTGCTGGCGGGGAATTCCAGATAATGGATGGATTCGTGCTGTGGCATGGTTGGCGCTCCTTTTGGACGGAACGCCCAGCTTACCGGCTGTTAACAATCCCAACCACTCACGAATCAGTCGTTACCGAGCCATTGGTAATTGACGCCAACCACCGCCACGTAACGGGATTGATCGTCGAGTAAATCCGTCACCGGGCTGTCGGCAGCGTCGCCAATATAATGGCTGCGACTGAGCACCAGAATGGTCGACCAACGCGGTTTGATTCGATACGCCGTCACCAAACCAACGCTCATTTCCTGCCAGCCACCATCGGCATCAAACGCCTCGACACCGGCGGCGCTGGCGTCACTGGCGTTGAGTGAGAAAAAGCGCTCGGAATAATCGTCGCTGAAATAACTGAAGCCCAGATTACCGATAAAAGTGAGTTGGTCGGTGGTGGGCAACACCCAGCCAAATTTCATCGTGCCGTACATCGATTCGTGGCCACCCGGCATCGAGGTGGCGATGTCGCCGCCTACGGTCAGAATGCCCGGTAACGGTACGCCGATAACTTTCCAGGGAATGCCGCTGCCGCCGGCCAGACCGACTTCGGCCGAGGCGGGAATGTCGGGCACTTCTGCTTCGTCACGTCCGCCGTTGTAACGCATCAACGGCCCCAGGCTGATCAGTCGGTTGGGCACCAGATCGGTGCCGATGCCTAAGCCGGCACTGGCGACGGAATAACCGTTGTTTTCATATCGGAACGACGGCGCCGGGAAGACGCGCCAGTTGTCATCGCCCGTCGGTGGCAGCGCTGCGGCACCAAGCCCAACCG
This window harbors:
- a CDS encoding VOC family protein, whose protein sequence is MPQHESIHYLEFPASNFAATQTFFETVFDWKFVSYGPEYLAFTGGGMEGGFYHDSKRARSDEGSALVIFYSDELADTQAKIEAAGGEILQAIYEFPGGRRFHFAEPSGNEFAVWSER
- a CDS encoding MipA/OmpV family protein, with amino-acid sequence MIKRFCSCVLLLSFVWSSQAAELSVGLGAAALPPTGDDNWRVFPAPSFRYENNGYSVASAGLGIGTDLVPNRLISLGPLMRYNGGRDEAEVPDIPASAEVGLAGGSGIPWKVIGVPLPGILTVGGDIATSMPGGHESMYGTMKFGWVLPTTDQLTFIGNLGFSYFSDDYSERFFSLNASDASAAGVEAFDADGGWQEMSVGLVTAYRIKPRWSTILVLSRSHYIGDAADSPVTDLLDDQSRYVAVVGVNYQWLGND